The proteins below come from a single Dermatophilaceae bacterium Soc4.6 genomic window:
- a CDS encoding RNA methyltransferase — translation MLTNTRSDRVRAVRSLSRRAVRQRQGLFLAEGPQSVREAVTHRPSWVRDLYVTPVASARYAAVIDAALTVGVPVTEVTDEVLAAMGDEQAAVAPQGLLAVCRIETTTLAQVLEQRPRLLCVLSSVRDPGNAGTVLRGADAAGADAVVITTQSVDLHAPKVVRSTAGSLFHLPVVTGIPVEEVVVAVREAGLRVLAADGAGDLLLPDADLVPPHAWLFGNEAWGLPSSVRDLCDDVVRVPIHGLAESLNLAMAATVCLYASAAAQRR, via the coding sequence GTGCTGACCAACACCAGGTCCGACCGGGTCAGGGCGGTCCGGTCTCTGTCCCGGCGCGCAGTGCGTCAGCGGCAGGGTCTGTTCCTCGCAGAGGGGCCGCAGTCCGTCCGCGAGGCGGTCACCCACCGGCCGTCGTGGGTGCGTGACCTCTACGTCACCCCGGTGGCCTCCGCCCGGTATGCCGCGGTGATCGACGCCGCGCTCACCGTGGGGGTCCCGGTCACCGAGGTCACCGACGAGGTGCTCGCCGCCATGGGCGACGAGCAGGCTGCGGTGGCCCCGCAGGGTCTGCTCGCCGTGTGCCGGATCGAGACCACGACGCTGGCGCAGGTGCTGGAGCAGCGTCCGCGTCTCCTGTGCGTCCTCAGCAGCGTCCGCGACCCCGGCAACGCCGGCACCGTGCTGCGCGGGGCCGACGCGGCCGGGGCCGACGCCGTGGTCATCACCACCCAGAGCGTCGACCTGCACGCGCCCAAGGTCGTCCGCTCGACGGCGGGCTCGCTGTTCCACCTGCCGGTGGTGACGGGGATCCCGGTCGAGGAGGTCGTGGTCGCCGTCCGCGAGGCCGGGCTGCGGGTCCTGGCCGCCGACGGGGCGGGGGACCTGCTCCTACCCGACGCCGATCTCGTGCCGCCGCACGCCTGGCTCTTCGGCAACGAGGCCTGGGGCCTTCCCTCGTCCGTCCGCGACCTGTGCGACGACGTCGTTCGCGTGCCGATCCACGGCCTGGCCGAGTCGCTCAACCTCGCGATGGCCGCGACCGTGTGCCTCTACGCCTCGGCGGCGGCCCAGCGTCGCTGA
- the argJ gene encoding bifunctional glutamate N-acetyltransferase/amino-acid acetyltransferase ArgJ, with the protein MALPQGFRASGVTAGLKASGRPDLALVVNDGPLHHAAAVFTSNRVVAAPVTWTRQVVTDGRVDAVVLNSGGANACTGAQGFLDTHRTAEHVAGVLGLSAGDVAVCSTGLIGELLPMDTLLAGVDAAASALETGQHADAARSIMTTDTVPKQAGHTGDGWSVAGMAKGAGMLAPALATMLVVVTTDAVAQPQDLERALRAATAVTFDRVDADGCMSTNDTVLLLASGASGVAPTPDELDTAVREVCADLARQLIGDAEGAHHDIAIEVVGAADETDALEVARAVARNNLFKCAVYGGDPNWGRVLAAVGTTRATFEPDALDVTMQGVPVCRAGGVGADRTLVDLTTREVRVTVDLHAGDAAATIWTNDLTHEYVHENSAYST; encoded by the coding sequence GTGGCACTGCCCCAAGGCTTTCGGGCCTCAGGCGTCACCGCGGGCCTCAAGGCCAGCGGTCGCCCCGACCTCGCCCTGGTGGTCAACGACGGTCCGCTGCACCACGCTGCTGCCGTCTTCACGAGCAACCGCGTGGTGGCCGCCCCCGTCACCTGGACCCGTCAGGTCGTCACCGACGGCCGGGTCGACGCCGTCGTGCTCAACTCCGGTGGTGCCAACGCGTGCACGGGCGCCCAGGGGTTCCTCGACACCCACCGCACCGCCGAGCACGTCGCCGGGGTGCTGGGGCTGTCCGCGGGCGACGTCGCCGTCTGCTCCACGGGTCTCATCGGTGAGCTCCTGCCCATGGACACGCTCCTCGCCGGCGTCGACGCGGCGGCCTCGGCCCTCGAGACGGGGCAGCACGCCGACGCCGCGCGGTCGATCATGACGACCGACACCGTGCCCAAGCAGGCCGGCCACACCGGTGACGGCTGGTCGGTCGCCGGGATGGCCAAGGGGGCGGGCATGCTCGCTCCCGCGCTGGCGACGATGCTCGTGGTGGTCACCACCGACGCCGTCGCGCAGCCGCAGGACCTCGAGCGTGCGCTCCGGGCGGCGACGGCCGTCACCTTCGACCGGGTCGACGCCGACGGCTGCATGTCGACCAACGACACCGTCCTGCTGCTCGCCTCGGGCGCCAGTGGCGTGGCCCCGACACCCGACGAGCTCGACACCGCCGTGCGTGAGGTCTGCGCCGACCTCGCGCGCCAGCTCATCGGCGACGCCGAGGGCGCCCACCACGACATCGCCATCGAGGTCGTGGGAGCCGCCGACGAGACCGATGCCCTCGAGGTCGCGCGGGCTGTCGCCCGCAACAACCTCTTCAAGTGCGCCGTCTACGGCGGTGACCCCAACTGGGGACGGGTCCTCGCCGCCGTGGGCACCACCCGCGCCACCTTCGAGCCCGACGCGCTCGACGTCACCATGCAGGGCGTTCCGGTGTGCCGGGCCGGGGGAGTGGGCGCCGACCGCACCCTCGTCGACCTCACCACCCGCGAGGTCCGCGTCACCGTCGACCTCCACGCCGGTGACGCCGCGGCGACGATCTGGACCAACGACCTCACCCACGAGTACGTCCACGAGAACTCGGCCTACAGCACATGA
- a CDS encoding ATP-binding protein: MVETTGVGVSVGIPADVTTLSEVLPDGLVVADGEARLVFANSRAGRVLGIDLPGRMGQPLQQAVALRDNDGRAWWEVADPWGTLHIVKGHREKLLWTEDGVEVLVTARYVRVGLRGPVELVMLSIRDAKGRQRAEQDHAALISTIAHELRSPLTSVKGFSTTLLRRWDRFTDEQKRFMIETIETDADRVTRLITELLDVSRIDAGRLDVRPQPVDVVAMAQRHAERLRAQDEYADRPISVSARDGLPEVWADPDRLNQILANLLENGLRHGEGEIRVQVGPAPEAANDGRSQVQVEVTDEGEGVALAHLPLIFNRFWHGQRRGSTGLGLYVVRGLVEAHGGHISVDRADGGGARFRFTLPAGPPEHLA; this comes from the coding sequence ATGGTCGAGACCACGGGCGTCGGCGTCTCCGTCGGCATCCCGGCCGACGTCACCACCTTGTCCGAGGTGCTGCCCGACGGTCTGGTCGTCGCCGACGGCGAGGCGAGGCTCGTCTTCGCCAACAGCCGAGCAGGTCGCGTCCTGGGCATCGACCTGCCCGGCCGGATGGGCCAGCCGCTGCAGCAGGCCGTCGCCCTGCGCGACAACGACGGGCGGGCGTGGTGGGAGGTCGCCGACCCGTGGGGCACCCTGCACATCGTCAAGGGCCACCGCGAGAAGCTCCTGTGGACCGAGGACGGGGTCGAGGTGCTGGTCACGGCACGGTACGTGCGCGTCGGTCTCCGGGGCCCGGTCGAGCTGGTCATGCTCTCGATCCGTGACGCCAAGGGACGCCAGCGGGCCGAGCAGGACCACGCGGCCCTGATCTCCACCATCGCCCACGAGCTGCGCTCGCCCCTGACGTCGGTCAAGGGGTTCTCGACCACGTTGCTGCGGCGGTGGGACCGCTTCACCGACGAGCAGAAGCGCTTCATGATCGAGACGATCGAGACCGATGCCGACCGGGTGACCCGGCTGATCACCGAGCTGCTCGACGTCTCGCGCATCGACGCCGGCCGTCTCGACGTGCGCCCGCAGCCGGTCGACGTCGTCGCGATGGCGCAGCGGCACGCCGAGCGCCTCCGCGCCCAGGACGAGTACGCCGACCGGCCGATCAGCGTCTCGGCGCGCGACGGGCTCCCCGAGGTGTGGGCCGACCCCGACCGGCTCAACCAGATCCTCGCCAACCTCCTCGAGAACGGCCTGCGCCACGGCGAGGGCGAGATCCGGGTCCAGGTCGGCCCGGCCCCCGAGGCGGCCAACGACGGTCGCTCCCAGGTGCAGGTCGAGGTCACCGACGAGGGCGAGGGGGTGGCCCTGGCGCACCTGCCGTTGATCTTCAACCGGTTCTGGCACGGTCAGCGGCGCGGGAGCACGGGCCTGGGGCTCTACGTCGTCCGCGGTCTCGTCGAGGCCCACGGGGGGCACATCTCTGTCGACCGGGCCGACGGTGGGGGAGCCCGGTTCCGCTTCACGCTGCCCGCGGGTCCGCCGGAGCACCTCGCCTGA
- the pheS gene encoding phenylalanine--tRNA ligase subunit alpha, producing the protein MSGPNTPYDPVEVAALDPAQLDAAVAAARAAFAAAGDLEALKAARLAHIDKGAVALARREIGALPPTAKAEAGKRVGTAQAELGRALAARTAELEAERDRRILDEEAVDVTRPVGRRALGARHPLELTTERLQDAFVGTGWEVVEGPEVESEWMNFDALNIGPDHPARQMQDTFFVDPPDGGIVLRTQTSPIQIRTMLTRTPPIYVVGTGKVFRTDELDATHTPVFHQIEALAVDRGLTMAHLRGAIDHFVRVMFGPDTRTRVRASYFPFTEPSMETDFGCFACHGDGRVTDAKGASVACRTCGGSGWIELGGSGMVNRKVLTACGIDPDVYSGFAFGLGIERALQLRHGVTDMRDIVEGDVRFSQQFGLEV; encoded by the coding sequence ATGTCTGGACCCAACACGCCGTACGACCCCGTCGAGGTCGCTGCCCTCGACCCTGCGCAGCTCGACGCTGCGGTCGCCGCCGCTCGCGCCGCCTTCGCCGCGGCCGGCGACCTCGAGGCGCTGAAGGCGGCCCGGCTGGCCCACATCGACAAGGGGGCGGTCGCGCTGGCCCGCCGCGAGATCGGGGCTCTGCCTCCGACGGCGAAGGCAGAGGCCGGCAAGCGGGTGGGCACGGCCCAGGCCGAGCTCGGGCGGGCCCTCGCCGCTCGCACGGCCGAGCTCGAGGCCGAGCGCGACCGACGCATCCTCGACGAGGAGGCGGTCGACGTCACGCGACCGGTGGGTCGGCGGGCGCTCGGCGCCCGCCACCCCCTCGAGCTCACGACCGAGCGCCTGCAGGACGCGTTCGTCGGCACCGGGTGGGAGGTCGTCGAGGGCCCTGAGGTCGAGTCCGAGTGGATGAACTTCGACGCCCTCAACATCGGCCCCGACCACCCGGCGCGCCAGATGCAGGACACGTTCTTCGTCGACCCCCCCGACGGGGGGATCGTGCTGCGGACGCAGACGTCGCCGATCCAGATCCGCACGATGCTCACCCGCACACCCCCGATCTACGTCGTCGGCACGGGCAAGGTCTTCCGCACCGACGAGCTCGACGCGACGCACACCCCCGTCTTCCACCAGATCGAGGCGCTCGCGGTCGACCGGGGCCTGACCATGGCCCATCTGCGCGGCGCCATCGACCACTTCGTGCGGGTGATGTTCGGGCCCGACACGCGCACCCGCGTGCGGGCGTCGTACTTCCCCTTCACCGAGCCCTCGATGGAGACCGACTTCGGCTGCTTCGCCTGCCACGGCGACGGTCGCGTCACCGACGCCAAGGGCGCGAGCGTGGCCTGCCGCACCTGCGGTGGCTCGGGCTGGATCGAGCTCGGTGGGTCGGGGATGGTCAACCGCAAGGTGCTGACCGCCTGCGGCATCGACCCTGACGTCTACTCCGGGTTCGCCTTCGGACTCGGTATCGAGCGGGCGCTGCAGCTGCGGCACGGTGTCACCGACATGCGCGACATCGTCGAGGGCGACGTCCGCTTCTCCCAGCAGTTCGGCCTGGAGGTCTGA
- the pheT gene encoding phenylalanine--tRNA ligase subunit beta, which yields MRAPLSWLRELVDVPAAATGREVAASFVSVGLEEEDLHGGDITGPLVVGRVLTIADEPQKNGKVIRWCTLDVGPHGQMASDGIPQEIVCGADNFEVGDLVVVVLPGAVLPGGFAIAARKTYGHVSNGMICAEDELGLGADHTGIIVLQRYLGQEASAAASPGDDAIALLGLADEVVEVNVTPDRGYCFSLRGLAREYWHARGSVPGAFRDPASVVVPAPTATGYAVELADDAPLGGRDGCDRFVTRVVRGVDPQAPSPAWMQKRLTQMGMRPISLAVDVTNYVMLLTGQPLHAYDLAKLRGSIVVRRASAGERLTTLDGVERTLHPEDLLVTDGGTLPLALAGVMGGATSEIDDATRDVLVEAAHFDPTTVARTSRRHRLVSEASKRYERGVDPQLAPVAAQLVVDLLVAHGGGTASDDVTDVDRTPAPVAYGLDLALPSRVVGVDYPPERVVGLLRDLGADVGDPVDGVVAVTPPSWRPDLVDGPDYAEEVARLDGYDRIPSLVPAPSNGRGLTHGQKVRRVVATALVGRGLTEVLTYPFVSEQLSDQLGLAPDDDRRHAVRVANPLSDEAPLMRTSVIGSLVEALRRNVSRGRRDLAIFELGLVTRPGAAVPEPAPVPGVAARPDDATIAAIEAALPRQPRHVGLLACGEAERSGWWGPGRAVDWSDLVDAALAVAAALKVDVVVTADRDHAPWHPGRCARLTLADGTLVGHAGELHPQVCAALDLPARTCAAELDVDVLTTASEPTTQFAAFSDYPVALTDVALVVDAGVTAAAVDSALRSGAGECLESVTLFDVYEGDQVGSGRRSLAYRMTFRAPDRTLTTDEVNAFRDAAVASAAAAVGAQQR from the coding sequence GTGCGCGCCCCCCTGTCCTGGCTCCGCGAGCTCGTCGACGTCCCCGCCGCGGCCACCGGCCGCGAGGTGGCAGCCTCGTTCGTCTCCGTCGGTCTCGAGGAGGAGGACCTCCACGGCGGCGACATCACCGGCCCGCTCGTGGTCGGCCGCGTGCTCACCATCGCCGACGAGCCGCAGAAGAACGGCAAGGTCATCCGGTGGTGCACGCTCGACGTCGGCCCGCACGGGCAGATGGCCAGTGACGGCATCCCGCAGGAGATCGTCTGCGGTGCCGACAACTTCGAGGTCGGTGACCTCGTCGTGGTCGTCCTGCCCGGAGCCGTGCTGCCCGGCGGCTTCGCGATCGCCGCGCGCAAGACCTACGGCCACGTGTCCAACGGCATGATCTGCGCCGAGGACGAGCTCGGCCTCGGCGCCGACCACACCGGCATCATCGTGCTCCAGCGCTACCTCGGGCAGGAGGCCTCCGCGGCGGCCTCGCCCGGCGACGACGCCATCGCCCTGCTCGGGCTCGCCGACGAGGTCGTCGAGGTCAATGTCACCCCCGACCGCGGCTACTGCTTCTCCCTGCGTGGGCTCGCCCGCGAGTACTGGCACGCAAGGGGCTCGGTGCCCGGCGCCTTCCGCGACCCGGCCTCCGTCGTCGTCCCCGCACCCACTGCGACGGGGTATGCCGTCGAGCTCGCCGACGACGCCCCGCTCGGCGGGCGCGACGGGTGCGACCGGTTCGTCACGCGGGTCGTACGCGGCGTCGACCCGCAGGCGCCGTCGCCGGCCTGGATGCAGAAGCGACTCACCCAGATGGGGATGCGCCCGATCTCGCTCGCGGTCGACGTGACCAACTACGTCATGCTGCTGACCGGGCAGCCCCTGCACGCCTACGACCTGGCCAAGCTGCGCGGGAGCATCGTGGTGCGCCGGGCGTCTGCAGGCGAGAGGCTCACCACCCTCGACGGGGTCGAGCGCACGCTCCACCCCGAGGACCTGCTCGTCACCGACGGCGGCACCCTGCCACTGGCCCTCGCCGGGGTCATGGGCGGGGCCACCTCCGAGATCGACGACGCGACGCGCGACGTGCTGGTCGAGGCCGCGCACTTCGACCCGACCACGGTGGCGCGCACCAGCCGACGCCACCGCCTCGTCAGCGAGGCCTCCAAGCGTTACGAGCGCGGGGTGGACCCGCAGCTCGCACCCGTTGCCGCCCAGCTCGTCGTCGACCTGCTGGTCGCCCACGGTGGCGGCACGGCCAGCGACGACGTCACCGACGTCGACCGCACGCCCGCGCCGGTGGCCTACGGGCTCGACCTCGCCCTGCCCTCGCGGGTCGTGGGGGTCGACTACCCGCCGGAGCGCGTCGTGGGTCTGCTGCGTGACCTCGGCGCCGACGTGGGGGACCCCGTCGACGGCGTGGTCGCGGTGACCCCGCCGAGCTGGCGCCCCGACCTCGTCGACGGGCCCGACTACGCCGAGGAGGTGGCGCGCCTCGACGGCTACGACCGCATCCCGTCGCTCGTGCCCGCACCGTCCAACGGCCGGGGCCTGACCCACGGCCAGAAGGTGCGCCGCGTGGTCGCCACGGCCCTCGTGGGCCGCGGCCTCACCGAGGTGCTCACCTATCCCTTCGTGTCCGAGCAGCTCTCCGACCAGCTCGGGCTCGCGCCCGACGACGACCGGCGCCACGCCGTCCGGGTGGCCAACCCGCTGAGCGACGAGGCGCCGCTGATGCGCACCAGTGTCATCGGCTCGCTGGTAGAAGCGTTGCGGCGCAACGTCTCCCGCGGCCGACGTGACCTCGCGATCTTCGAGCTGGGCTTGGTCACCCGCCCCGGTGCCGCCGTCCCCGAGCCCGCGCCGGTGCCCGGTGTGGCCGCTCGCCCCGACGACGCGACCATCGCCGCGATCGAGGCGGCCCTGCCGCGCCAGCCCCGCCACGTCGGCCTGCTCGCGTGCGGTGAGGCAGAGCGCTCGGGCTGGTGGGGGCCGGGTCGTGCCGTCGACTGGTCCGACCTGGTCGACGCCGCCCTCGCTGTCGCCGCCGCCCTGAAGGTCGACGTCGTGGTGACGGCCGACCGTGACCACGCGCCCTGGCACCCGGGGCGTTGCGCGCGGTTGACCCTGGCCGACGGCACCCTGGTCGGCCATGCCGGCGAGCTGCACCCGCAGGTCTGCGCGGCGCTCGACCTCCCGGCCCGCACCTGTGCCGCCGAGCTCGACGTCGACGTGCTGACGACGGCGAGCGAGCCCACCACGCAGTTCGCTGCGTTCTCCGACTACCCCGTCGCGCTCACCGACGTCGCCCTCGTGGTCGATGCCGGGGTCACCGCCGCCGCCGTCGACAGTGCGCTCCGCAGCGGGGCCGGCGAGTGCCTCGAGTCGGTCACGCTGTTCGACGTCTACGAGGGCGACCAGGTCGGGTCGGGTCGCCGCTCCCTGGCCTACCGCATGACCTTTCGCGCCCCGGACCGCACCCTGACGACCGACGAGGTCAACGCGTTCCGAGACGCCGCGGTGGCGTCCGCGGCCGCGGCGGTCGGCGCCCAGCAGCGCTGA
- the rpmI gene encoding 50S ribosomal protein L35 has product MPKMKTHSGAKKRFRLTGTGKVMREQAGGRHLLEHKSSKKMRSISGDLELSKPDAKKIKKLLGK; this is encoded by the coding sequence ATGCCGAAGATGAAGACCCACAGCGGCGCCAAGAAGCGCTTCCGTCTCACGGGGACGGGCAAGGTCATGCGCGAGCAGGCCGGCGGCCGCCACCTCCTCGAGCACAAGTCGAGCAAGAAGATGCGCTCCATCTCGGGCGACCTCGAGCTGTCCAAGCCTGACGCGAAGAAGATCAAGAAGCTCCTCGGCAAGTAG
- the argC gene encoding N-acetyl-gamma-glutamyl-phosphate reductase, with the protein MKTAAVAGASGYAGGEILRLLLGHPDITIGALTADSSAGRLLGTIHPHLVPLAGVELEPTTPQTLGGHDVVFLALPHGASTALVAQLPDDTVVIDCGADFRLTDAEAWLRFYDTPYAGSWPYGLPELPLAGGGRARDALVGARRVAVPGCYPTACSLALAPGLAAGLLDPADVVIVAASGTSGAGKGLKPHLLGSEVMGSMSPYGVGGGHRHTPEIVQNLSAAAGVPVSVSFTPTLAPMARGILATCTARLAEAVDPATVRAAYAAAYADEPFVHLLPQGQWPRTADVLGSNSVQLQVAVDDGAGRVIVVAAVDNLTKGTAGGAVQCANLALGLPETAGLPVAGVAP; encoded by the coding sequence ATGAAGACGGCAGCGGTCGCAGGCGCGAGCGGGTATGCCGGGGGAGAGATCCTCCGGCTCCTGCTCGGCCACCCCGACATCACCATCGGCGCCCTCACCGCCGACTCCTCCGCCGGGCGGCTGCTCGGCACCATCCACCCTCACCTCGTGCCCCTGGCCGGTGTCGAGCTGGAGCCCACCACACCGCAGACGCTGGGAGGCCACGACGTGGTGTTCCTCGCGCTGCCGCACGGGGCCTCCACCGCCCTCGTCGCCCAGCTGCCCGACGACACCGTGGTCATCGACTGCGGGGCCGACTTCCGCCTCACCGATGCCGAGGCCTGGCTGCGCTTCTACGACACCCCGTATGCCGGGTCGTGGCCCTACGGCCTCCCCGAGCTCCCGCTCGCAGGGGGAGGTCGGGCCCGCGACGCGCTCGTCGGCGCCCGCCGGGTCGCCGTCCCCGGCTGCTACCCCACGGCCTGCTCGCTGGCCCTGGCCCCGGGCCTCGCCGCCGGCCTGCTGGATCCCGCCGACGTGGTCATCGTCGCCGCGAGCGGCACCTCGGGGGCCGGCAAGGGGCTCAAGCCGCACCTGCTGGGGTCTGAGGTGATGGGCTCGATGTCGCCCTACGGCGTCGGGGGCGGCCACCGCCACACGCCCGAGATCGTCCAGAACCTCAGCGCCGCGGCCGGGGTGCCGGTCTCGGTGTCCTTCACCCCCACCCTCGCCCCGATGGCCCGCGGCATCCTGGCGACCTGCACGGCTCGCCTCGCCGAGGCCGTCGACCCCGCGACCGTGCGGGCCGCGTATGCCGCGGCCTACGCCGACGAGCCCTTCGTCCACCTCCTGCCGCAGGGGCAGTGGCCGCGCACGGCCGACGTCCTCGGGAGCAACAGCGTCCAGCTGCAGGTGGCCGTCGACGATGGCGCCGGACGGGTCATCGTCGTCGCGGCCGTCGACAACCTCACCAAGGGCACGGCGGGAGGGGCGGTCCAGTGCGCCAACCTCGCCCTCGGGCTGCCCGAGACGGCCGGCCTGCCGGTGGCAGGAGTGGCACCGTGA
- the rplT gene encoding 50S ribosomal protein L20 encodes MARVKRAVNAQKKRRVTLERASGYRGQRSRLYRKAKEQVTHSLGYAYRDRRARKGDFRRLWIQRINAAARANGMTYNRFIQGLKIAGVEVDRKILADLAVHDEVAFVALVELSRANVPAAGETSSAA; translated from the coding sequence GTGGCACGCGTGAAACGGGCGGTCAACGCCCAGAAGAAGCGCCGGGTGACCCTCGAGCGCGCCAGCGGCTACCGCGGCCAGCGCTCGCGGCTCTACCGCAAGGCGAAGGAGCAGGTCACCCACTCGCTGGGCTATGCCTACCGTGACCGCCGCGCCCGCAAGGGCGACTTCCGTCGCCTGTGGATCCAGCGGATCAACGCTGCGGCTCGCGCCAACGGCATGACCTACAACCGCTTCATCCAGGGGCTGAAGATCGCCGGGGTCGAGGTCGACCGCAAGATCCTGGCCGACCTCGCCGTGCACGACGAGGTGGCGTTCGTCGCGCTCGTCGAGCTGTCGCGGGCCAACGTGCCCGCCGCCGGTGAGACCTCGAGCGCAGCCTGA
- the argB gene encoding acetylglutamate kinase, protein MSTAPGPTHTSALRVAIDAAALRVAASKALTLVEALPWLEEFRGALVVVKYGGNAMTDDSLKRAFAQDVAFLRYAGLRPVVVHGGGPQIAAMLARLGLESEFKGGLRVTTPEVMEVVRMVLTGQVGRELVGLLNQHGPIAVGLSGEDGGLLGARIRSHVDEHGDSIDIGLVGDVETVNPDAVNDILAAGRIPVVSTVAPDLDHEGQVLNVNADTAASALAVALGARKLVVLTDVEGVYAAWPDRGSLLSQLSVTEADELLTRVDAGMVPKLEACVRAVRGGVPQAHVIDGRQPHSLLLEVFTDEGIGTMVLPDPDPDHDHDLGPHPDASQENP, encoded by the coding sequence ATGAGCACCGCACCCGGGCCGACGCACACGAGCGCGCTGCGCGTCGCCATCGACGCCGCCGCCCTGCGCGTCGCCGCCAGCAAGGCCCTCACCCTCGTCGAGGCGCTGCCCTGGCTCGAGGAGTTCCGGGGGGCGCTCGTCGTGGTCAAGTACGGCGGCAACGCCATGACCGACGACTCCCTCAAGCGGGCCTTCGCGCAGGACGTCGCCTTCCTGCGGTATGCCGGGCTGCGTCCGGTCGTCGTCCACGGCGGCGGCCCGCAGATCGCGGCCATGCTGGCGCGCCTCGGCCTCGAGAGCGAGTTCAAGGGCGGCCTGCGGGTGACCACCCCCGAGGTCATGGAGGTCGTGCGCATGGTGCTCACCGGCCAGGTCGGTCGCGAGCTCGTCGGCCTGCTCAACCAGCACGGCCCGATCGCCGTCGGCCTCTCGGGCGAGGACGGCGGCCTGCTCGGAGCCCGCATCCGCTCCCACGTCGACGAGCACGGCGACTCCATCGACATCGGGCTCGTCGGCGACGTCGAGACGGTCAACCCCGACGCCGTCAACGACATCCTCGCCGCCGGCCGCATCCCCGTCGTCTCGACGGTCGCGCCCGACCTCGACCACGAGGGCCAGGTACTCAACGTCAACGCCGACACGGCGGCCTCGGCGCTCGCGGTCGCCCTCGGCGCGCGCAAGCTGGTCGTCCTCACTGACGTCGAGGGCGTGTATGCCGCCTGGCCCGACCGCGGCTCGCTGCTGTCGCAGCTGTCGGTCACCGAGGCCGACGAGCTGCTCACCCGCGTCGACGCGGGGATGGTCCCCAAGCTCGAGGCCTGCGTGCGCGCCGTCCGTGGGGGCGTGCCCCAGGCCCACGTGATCGACGGGCGTCAGCCGCACTCGTTGCTGCTCGAGGTCTTCACCGACGAGGGGATCGGCACCATGGTGCTCCCCGACCCCGACCCCGACCACGACCACGACCTCGGCCCCCACCCCGACGCCTCGCAGGAGAACCCGTGA
- a CDS encoding acetylornithine transaminase translates to MTTEHDVPTRHSDELLARYRAALVPVFGVPQTVLSHGDGCYVVDVDGKRYLDLLGGIAVNTLGHGHPALVEAITKQASQVMHISNFFTSEPQVELAEALLRVCRAPEGSGVFFANSGAEAIEAAMKLTRRTGRSRIIAMDHAFHGRTMGALSLTWKEAYRAPFEPLVPGVVHVPYGDADALRATVAELGDDLAAVLLEPIQGEAGVITLDPAYLRLARDLTTQAGALLVLDEIQCGMGRTGQWLAHHATDVVPDAVTLAKGLAGGVPIGALVTYGPRVTGMLEGGQHGSTFGGNPLACAAGLATIRTIESDGLLAHAAHTGEAISQGVLALHHPRVAGVRGRGLLLAITLTEPVAASAMARAREAGFLVNAVAPDALRLAPPLVLGEHEVASFLAALPGILDGAEPA, encoded by the coding sequence GTGACCACCGAGCACGACGTGCCGACCCGCCACAGCGACGAGCTGCTGGCGCGCTACCGTGCCGCGCTGGTGCCCGTCTTCGGGGTGCCGCAGACGGTGCTGTCGCACGGCGACGGGTGCTACGTCGTCGACGTCGACGGCAAGCGCTACCTCGACCTGCTCGGCGGCATCGCGGTCAACACCCTCGGCCACGGCCACCCCGCCCTCGTCGAGGCGATCACCAAGCAGGCGTCGCAGGTCATGCACATCTCCAACTTCTTCACCTCCGAGCCGCAGGTAGAGCTGGCCGAGGCCCTGCTGCGGGTGTGCCGTGCACCCGAGGGGTCGGGGGTCTTCTTCGCCAACTCCGGCGCCGAGGCCATCGAGGCGGCCATGAAGCTCACGCGCCGCACCGGGCGCTCGCGGATCATCGCGATGGACCACGCCTTCCACGGGCGCACCATGGGCGCGCTCTCGCTGACCTGGAAGGAGGCCTACCGAGCCCCCTTCGAGCCCCTGGTCCCCGGCGTCGTCCACGTGCCGTACGGCGACGCGGACGCCCTGCGTGCGACGGTCGCCGAGCTCGGTGACGACCTGGCGGCCGTCCTGCTCGAGCCGATCCAGGGCGAGGCCGGCGTCATCACCCTCGACCCCGCCTACCTGCGGCTGGCCCGAGACCTCACCACGCAGGCTGGGGCGCTGCTCGTCCTCGACGAGATCCAGTGCGGCATGGGGCGCACCGGCCAGTGGCTGGCCCATCACGCCACCGACGTGGTCCCGGATGCCGTGACCCTGGCCAAGGGCCTCGCCGGCGGGGTGCCGATCGGCGCCCTGGTGACCTACGGCCCGCGCGTGACGGGGATGCTCGAGGGCGGGCAGCACGGCTCCACCTTCGGCGGCAACCCCCTGGCCTGCGCCGCCGGGCTCGCGACGATCCGCACCATCGAGTCCGACGGGCTGCTGGCCCACGCCGCGCACACCGGTGAGGCCATCAGCCAGGGGGTGCTCGCCCTGCACCACCCGCGGGTCGCCGGGGTCCGTGGTCGCGGGCTGCTCCTGGCGATCACCCTGACCGAGCCCGTGGCCGCGTCGGCCATGGCGCGGGCGCGCGAGGCCGGTTTCCTCGTCAACGCGGTGGCCCCGGATGCCCTGCGCCTGGCCCCGCCGCTGGTGCTAGGTGAGCACGAGGTCGCGTCCTTCCTCGCCGCGCTCCCCGGCATCCTCGACGGCGCCGAGCCGGCATGA